In a genomic window of Meriones unguiculatus strain TT.TT164.6M chromosome 8, Bangor_MerUng_6.1, whole genome shotgun sequence:
- the LOC132655725 gene encoding endogenous retrovirus group K member 24 Gag polyprotein-like, translating into MVRIHAPISFKQLKELKSAYSQYGSTVPFTQALLESLSTEALCPGEWKQLVRACLSGGDYLLWKSEFEEHCQVTGELNRAQGVPITYAMLAGEGIYREIIGQQLDFDLAVYAQVNAAARRAWNKLPQTGRQVQDLSKICQGPDELFQDFVARLMQAASRLVGDTDSRLLLVKHLAYENANSACQAALRPFRKKGNISEYIRLCSDIRPSYTQGVAMAAALQGKTIKEALFQQQKGPKNGVSGSCYGCGQMGHQRKKCPNASKKKRNQKDPGLCPRCKRGKHWANECKSKRDAAGNPLTWGNWKRGQPQAPQQCYGALQNMVPQQGDPFRTSVEQPQVAQGWTSVPPPTQY; encoded by the coding sequence atggtgagaATCCATGCTCCTATATCTttcaaacaattaaaagaattaaaatctgcatacTCTCAATATGGTTCTACAGTGCCTTTTACTCAAGCTCTGTTagagtccttgtctactgaggccctctgcccaggggaATGGAAGCAATTAGTAAGAGCATGTTTATCAGGAGGAGattatttattatggaagtcagaatttgaaGAGCATTGTCAAGTTACAGGTGAACTCAATCGAGCTCAGGGAGTTCCTATAACTTATGCCATGCTTGCTGgggaaggaatctacagggaaataatAGGACAGCAATTGGATTTTGACTTGGCTGTTTATGCTCAAGTAAATGCTGCTGCCCGAAGGGCCTGGAATAAACTTCCACAAACAGGTAGACAGGTGCAGGacttgtctaaaatctgtcagggacctgatgaattatttcaagattttgtagcaagattaatgcaagcagcaagcaGACTTGTAGGTGATACAGATTCTCGATTGTTATTAGTAAAACATTTGGCCTATGAAAATGCTAACAGTGCCTGTCAAGCAGCTTTGAGACcctttaggaagaaaggaaatatttctgaatatattAGGTTATGCTCTGACATCAGGCCATCTTATACTCAAGGAGTGGCTATGGCTGCAGCCCTACAAGGGAAGACTATTAAAGAGGCATTATTTCAACAACAGAAAGGCCCGAAGAATGGAGTATCTGGAAGTTGTTATGGTTGTGGGCAAATgggacatcaaagaaaaaaatgtcctaaTGCTagtaagaaaaaaaggaatcaaAAGGACCCTGGTCTATGCCCAAGATGTAAAAGAGGAAAGCATTGGGCTAATGAATGTAAGTCTAAAAGAGATGCTGCAGGAAACCCTTTAACATGGGGAAACTGGAAAAGAGGCCAGCCCCAGGCCCCGCAACAATGTTATGGGGCACTACAGAACATGGTCCCTCAGCAAGGAGATCCATTCAGGACCTCTGTAGAGCAGCCACAGGTAGCGCAGGGCTGGACCTCAGTTCCTCCACCTACACAGTATTAA